Genomic segment of Rana temporaria chromosome 12, aRanTem1.1, whole genome shotgun sequence:
ttgtggtgatTCACACCAGGTACCATTCGTTAGAAGGTGCTTGAACACTctctgggggtgggggagggggattatAAGTCTCCCACTTACCACCAATGCTAGGGGTGAAGGATGGGGATGGGTATTGTTACAGCTTGAGCCTGCCACTGGCCACTAATGCTGAGGCATGGAAGTTATTGCAGCCTGAgcatgccactgaccaccaatgagggggggggggttattacaggctccccactgaccacaaatgcggggggggggggtttgcaggctccctactgaccaccaatgctggggggttattgcagcctgAGCCTACCACTCATCATGGTAACAGGGTTTAGTACAGTATAAGCCTGCAACTGACCACTAATGATCGGTGAGGAAGTGACTACAGCCTGAGTCTGCCACTGACCAACAACGCTGGGAGGTTATTACTGGccccccactgaccactaatgatcGGTGACTACAGCCTGAGTCTGCCACTGACCAACAACGCTGGGGGGTTATTACTGGccccccactgaccaccaccaatggtggggggggggggggtttgtggccTGATCCTGCCACTGATGactgaggatggtggtggggtttATTACAGCATGAGCCTGCAACTGACCACTAATGCTGGGGGATAGAAGGTATAACAGCCTGGGCCTACCACTGACCAACAATGCTGGGCAGGGGGAGGGGATAGTTTATTACAGGACACCCACTTACAATGCTGGTGGGGAAAGGGATATTCAAGCCTGTCACTGAGGGTGGCGATGGGCTTTATTACATAATGAGCCTGTAGCTGACCACTTATCCTGGGAAAGGATGTTATTACAGCCTGGGCCTGCCACTGGGCAGTAATGTTGGAGTTATTGCTGCCTGCCACTGGGCAGTAATGTTGGAGTTATTGCTGCCTGCCACTGGGCAGTAATTTTGGAGTTTTTGCTGCCTGCCACTGGGCAGTAATGTTGGAGTTATTGCTGCCTGCCACTGGGCAGTAATGTTGGAGTTGTTACTGCCTGCCACTGGGCAGTAATGTTGGAGTTTATGCTGCCTGCCACTGGGCAGTAATGTTGGAGTTTTTGCTGCCTGCCACTGGGCAGTAATGTTGGAGTTGTTACTgcctgccactgaccaccaatactgGGTGGTTTAACATTActaacactgaccaccaatgaaggggggaATAATGTGGGCACTAATACTGGGGgttactaataaaacaattatttttttcagatatgATTGGTTACTGTTGGAGGTGGACAGCTCTCTGCAGGGGTGATGCTTCCATGAGCCCACAGGGGGAAGAGCCACAACACCAGCACTCAAGGTAAGTGAATCATGAAGTGGGTGCATCTGCACGGGACTACACCAGAGGGTGGTGAGCCACGGctgttttcttattttctaaGATTGCATgggcaccctttaaaacattgggTAAAATTGGGCTTTAGTGGTGACCTTGCACCACCTGTTTCTGGCTGCCTTTCGTGGAGCCTTAATGGGCACCAGACCAGCCCCTCCAGTGCGCTTGGCTGTTGTGCCCACCGCAATACCATACAAAAGCTTTACACAACGTAACAATCACATACACAGCACCTTGTAtgcatgtagttttttttttgatgtaaCATAATCAGTAAAATGTATCCATTTACTTTTGTAAAAAGtacaatttatttattcataagGATCTTATAGGCATAAAGCATTCTGAATTGTCATGTGCATCAAACCAGACAATGCTAAACCAACAAACCACGTGAGGGATTAGCAAAAAAATCTAGGATTTCCGATCACCTCTCCTGTGCACGCCACCACATATCGCAAAACAAACCAGCGCATGGCGGATTGGTGGGCACCTATGTGTACCCGACCAGGCGAGGGGTGCTGGGGAAGCTCTTCCTCATTCCCATACATTTCTCCTGATCGATGAAGAGGGAGTTGGCTTTGATGGATAGGTTATGTTCAAGGTTGGCCTTGGTATGAACCAGCATCTGTAGGGTGTCTTCAGCATCTCGGAGGCGTTGCTGCAACACCTGAATGGTGTCGTCGATTTCTTGGACCTCGTGAACAAGACTGCAAAGGGGATCAAAGAAAGGTTATGGGGCAAAAGATCGGGAACATGGAACACTTTACTAGATGGTGCAAGATTGGGCAGTTCCTTGGAGGGGGATGCCAATACACCTTCTCCCGGATCTACAGGGAGTAGTAATGTTGCTCTTATTGTCAGCAATGGCGCCCCTCTCAATATaacgccctgccccccccccccagtctcggACCTGCCTTTGTGGTGaaacttccctgtctgcctgtgtggaaggtagGCATGAGTGGTTGGTAATATGTGGCCTGCATAATCATGGGTCTAGACCAGTCTCTCTCAACCAGAGCtctgtggaaccctagggttcctccagaggtcgcTAGGGGTTCCTTGGGCAAAGAGCAACTTCTGCTTTTTTAGATGCAAAACCACTGAAGCCAATGATCTTTTGGAGATCCGTGGGGTGggattcttcccaatggccacaaatgtaatgccgcgtacacacgatcggaaattccgtcaagaaaagtccgatgtgagcttttggtcggaagttCCAATCTTGTGTAGGCTAAATAGGAATTTTTTAAAGCtgtttctcaaattttccgacaagaaaagttcttggaggaaattccgatcgcctgtatgcaattccgacgcaccaaaaacacccacgatttcccactgattttatggggaaaaaagtgcgcgttatacgccgataaatacggtaattattagcaggggttccttcggccaggaaagttatttcaagtgtCTTCcaatgttgaaaaggttgagaaaggccggTCTAGACATTGGGGTCTCAAGAATACCAACTCACTGGCAGAAAGGCAATAATAATGTAGACCTGTTACAATGTATGAATGATTACCAATTAGAGAAGAATGACcattctccactctatccaaaactaataaaaataggattttttgtactcaccgtaaaacccttttctctgagtccatggacggacacagctccttaaatcttgacaagtgggttatgttccctgtttacaggagaggaagtcctctcctgtaaacagggaacataacccacttgtcaagatttaaggagctgtgtccgtccatggacgataagagaaataacaGTTTTGACCTTacacagtgccggcccaagacattgtgctgcctgggaccaagaatgaaatgctgccccccccccccagaaaaaaaatcaagccaaccaaaaggcccccacattcattattgtatatcatgataactaaaggggacctgtcatggctctatacatgtataaaggagtataaagaggacctgtcattgctctatacatgtatataagtataaagaggacctgtcattgctctatacatgtatataagtataaagaggacctgtcatggctctatacatgtataaaggaatataaagaggacctgtcattgctctatacatgtatataggagtataaaggggacctgtcatggctctatacatgtataaaggagtattaagaggacctgtcattgctctatacatgtatataggagtatatagaggacctgtcattactctttacatgtaaaggaatatcaagaggacctgtcgtggctctataaatgtatataggactataaagagttcttggctctatacatgtataaaggagtataaagaggacctgtcattgctctatacatgtatatagaggacatgtcattactctttacatgtaaaggaatatcaagaggaactgtcatggctctatacatgtataggagtataaagaggacctgttatgactctatatatgtatatagaggacctgttgagactctttacatgtaaaaggaatataaagaggacctgccatggctctatggatcaggatcagtatgctgcccccctaaaagtgctgactggtacccatggtaccacccggtcccatcatagggccggccctgacctTACATATGTCTTAAATCATTGTCAGAGTTCCTAACTTCTCTTCTCACAATGTGTTCCTGTCTGTGCCCCCCTCGGAATAATATCTTTACAGGGAATGAGGGTAAATCGTCTCAGTAGAGAACATAGACGGCAATAAAAATTCAGAAAAGGTCTAATCTTTCCCTCGCTCTATCTAAGCGGATGATCCATCACATAGGGATCTCCTTATGATTTCTCCTCCGTGTTTAGATCAATCCTATGATACCGGTAATCTTTCATCCTTTCATAGTCCGTCATTCGGGTCTCAGCTAACTATATGAATAAATATATGAATTTGTATAATTTCAAAAATTGTGTATCCTGTGTATTGTTTAATTATATTTCTGTTTTGTCTTTTCTATTTCAGTAGTTAGTGCCTGACAACATTaaattctcctgaggaagccacTAAccctggcgaaacatgtagagagaaTTTCTCAGATTGCACACTCATGAAACTGTATTGTATTActggatggatttttttttatatattctgtcATTTTAAACTTTTTCTAAATAAATATCTTCATATATCTTATTGTTGTGATCTCATGCCTTTAAAATCACAATTCCTACTTCTTTCGTATTGCTATATATTAAGTGGGGATGTGGCGCTGACATTTATAGATGTTGAGTAAACAAATTTTCTCCtatctaaaaaaaatgatttagcttaaaggggttgtaaaggtaattttttttccccctaaatatcttcctttcccttagtgcagtcctccttcacttacctcatccttccattttgcttttaaatgtccttatttcttctgagaaatcctcacttcctgttcttctgtctgtaactccacacagtaatgcaaggctttctccctggtgtggagtgtcgtgctcgccccctcccttggactacgggagagtcaggactctctctacgttgcagatggagaaaggagatgtgtgttagtgggcgtcctgactctcctgtagtccaagggagggggcgagcacgacactccaccccagggagaaagcctcgcattactgtgtggagttacagacagaagaacaggaagtgagaatttctcagaagaaataaggacatttaaaagcaaaatggaaggatgaggtaagtgaaggaggacggcactaaggtaaaggaagatatttagaaaaaaaaaaaaaattcctttacaacccctttaaccacttcccgcccggcctatagccgatttacgtccgggaagtggttttgaaatcctgactggacgtccatggacgtcctgcaggatttcggggcgcgcagcgatcggtgaggcggggtgtcagtctgacaccctgcatctccgatctcggtaaagagcctccggctgaggctctttaccacgtgatcagccgtgtccaatcactgctgatcacgatgtaaacaggaagagccgttgatggctctttctcactcgcgtctgatagacgcgagtagaggagagccgatcggcggctctcctgacagggggggttcgcgctgattgtttaaaacatatttttttttcaacattttctgtctttttttagttgttgcgcaaaaaaaaaaaaaaaaaaaaaaaatcgcagaggtgatcaaataccaccaaaagaaagctctatttgtggggaaaaaaggacgccaattttgtttgggagccacatcgcacgaccgcgcaattgccattcaaagtgcgacagtgctgaaagctgaaaattggcttgggcgggaaggtgcgtaagtgcctggtatggaagtggttaagttgggCTAATTGTGTTGGTAGCAGTTACCGTCTCTGCGCAGTGTCTCGGCACAGCTCCACGTTGGGGCGCCGTGTGCGTTCATCCAGACGTGTTTGGGCCACTCTCATCGGAGCCATTTTGTCCCTGATGGCCCTTTTGATGGCTTCAATCGTCATCTCTGTCTGAAAGATCTCCTGGAgagtctaaaaaaagaaaaaagagtcaTAAAAACTTGTAAATATTTGTCTTGAAAGTTATGAAAATTGAGGGAATGAAGAATTCCAAGATTCAAGCTACAAATACCGGCCAATGGCAGTTGAGGAATGCGAGAATTTCTTACATAAGTCCCATTTTTTCCCAGTTGGCCACGGTGCCCATGTGATAGAAGGCGCTTCTCTATGGTTTAGGAAGAATCGCGTCTATTCTTTCAGCTCCGGCTCTAAAGTGGCGGCTTGTCAAGGCGTACAAATGCATTAATATTCGCGTGGAGTAACCGAGAAACATTGTGGATTGCCGTGCGGCACGAACTCAGATTCTGAGCGGACGTTCCGAAGATTCCATTTCCTCGTCGGCCTGGCCGCGGCCCCAGAACTTTTATGTCTGCTGCTCTCTTGTATAAATGACACTATTCTAtagaggaggacgtcatctaaaGGAGGCTCCCACCTCTGTATGAATTTACTTTCAAACCCCAAGGAggttttatgtacatttttactTTTCCACTTTTTTGCTGTTCTTTGGATTTTATTTTACAATCCTCCTCTATAGATACAGTAACATCCTGTATCAAATCCCATGGTAATACGAAGAAACACCTCCACCTAAATAAACAGAACTCTCagtaatacaaacaataaaaaggtACATTATGTACAGTTCATCAAAATGGAATCGTTCCGTAAAACCATCCCCCACTACTCTGCTcttctggaggactctgctccttcctccagaactctcctctcctgatatactctgctggaggactctgctccttcctctataactctcctctcctgaaatactctgctggaggactctgctccttcctctataactctcctctcctgatatactctgctggaggactctgctccttcctctataactctcctctcctgatatactctgcattgctggaggactctgctcctccatctataactctcctctcctgatatactctgctggaggactctgctccttcctctataactctcctctcctgatatactctgctggaggactctgctccttcctctataactctcctctcctgatatactctgctggaggactctgctccttcctctataactctcatctcctgatatactctgctggaggactctgctccttcctctataactctcctctcttgaaatactctgctggaggactctgctccttcctctataactctcctctactgatatactctgctggaggactctgctccttcctctagaactctcctctcctgaaatactctgtgcTACAGAAGGATCTTGGTCTATCTTCCTACTACTCTCCATTACCCTCTTCTCATCATTGTGCTTCCTAGGAATGAACAGgcaaatgcaccccccccccccaccagacatGTACACTCCTGTCACAACATTCTATGTGGTGTGATCAAAGACAGAGATCTTCCTGAAAGCAATGGGCAGGAAGACGTTTCCCAGACTTTCTCAAGCCCTTGCACACCCCACGGTCTGCATTTTAAAACAACTAAACATGCAAGGCTTTCGATCCTTCAGTCTTTCCATAAAAAAGAAAGGTTTGACCTTTTCTCAAAGGGAGATTTTCTAACATGGGGAGCATTGCTTGTGAATATTGGGCTGTCTCTTGGCCATCAATGTCTGTAGATAATCTGCCTCCAAGCACTTCATAACCCAACACGAGCCCAACTCTGTACCTTTGCCAGGTGACTCTGGAGCTTGTTCTTGGCATCCGCAGACTCAGAGATCCGGTTGGTGAACATGACGTTCACGCGGTTGAACTGGTTCCACATCTCATTGGAAGTGACATTTAGTAAAGTCTCGACATCCTCTCGGAGcttggcagaggcggctctctcgCTCTGGGACCTCAAGATGTTGTCatctgagaatttggcccaagttTCAGGAACAGAAATGCTGAAAGATATAAAAGACAGGAGATGCTGAGGGACAGAAAAACAAAGAGATCCCGAGATGCACAAAATCAAGGAGATGCTGAGAACATGAAAACAAGTAAATGCTGAGAACACAAAGACAAGGAGATGCTGAGAACACCAAGACAAGGAGATGCCGAGAACACCAAGACAAGGAGATGCTGAGAACACCAAGACAAGGAGATGCCGAGAACACCAAGACAAGGGGATGCTGAGAACACAAAGACAAGGAGATGCTGAGAACACCAAGACAAGGAGATGCTGAGAACACCAAGACAAGGAGATGCTGAGAACACCAAGACAAGGAGATGCTGAGAACACCAAGACAAGGAGATGCTGAGAACACCAAGACAAGGAGATGCTGAGAACACCAAGACAAGAAGATGCTGAGAACACCATGACAAGGAGATGCTGAGAACACCATGACAAGGAGATGTTGGGGGACACAAAGACAAGGAGATGCTGAGAACACCAAGACAAGGAGATGCTGAGGGACACCAAGACAAGGAGATGCTGAGAACACCATGACAAGGAGATGCTGAGAACACCATGACAAGGAGATGTTGGGGGACACCAAGACAAGGAGATGCTGAGTAACACTAAGACAAGGAGATGCTGAGAACACCAAGACAAGGAGATGCTGAGTAACACCAAGACAAGGAGATGCTGAGAACACCAAGACAAGGAGATGCTGAGAACACCAAGACAAGGAGATGCTGAGAACACCAAGACAAGGGGATGCTGAGAACACCAAGACAAGGAGATGCTGAGAACACCAAGACAAGGAGATGCTGAGAACACCAAGACAAGGAGATGTTGGGGGACACAAAGACAAGGAGATGTTGAGGGACACCAAGACAAGGAGATGCTGAGTAACACTAAGACAAGGAGATGTTGGGGGACACAAAGACAAAGAGATGTTGAGGGACACAAAGACTGGAGATGTTGAGGGACACAAAGACTGAAGATGTTGGGGGACACAAAGACTGGAGATGTTGGGGGACACAAATACTGGAGGAGATGTTGGGGGACACAAAGACTGGAGATGTTGGGGGACACAAAGACTGGAGATGTTGGGGGACACAAAGACTGGAGATGTTGGGGGACACAAAGACTGGAGATGTTGGGGGACACAAAGACTGGAGATGTTGAGGGACACAAAGACTGAAGATGTTGGGGGACACAACGACTGGAGATGTTGGGGGACACAACGACTGGAGATGTTGAGGGACACAAAGACTGGAGATGTTGGGGGACACAACGACTGGAGATGTTGGGGGACACAACGACTTGAGATGTTGGGGGACACAACGACTGGAGATGTTGGGGGACACAACGACTGGAGATGTTGGGGGACACAACGACTGGAGATGTTGGGGGACACAACGACTGGAGATGTTGGGGGACACAACGACTGGAGATGTTGGGGGACACAACGACTGGAGATGTTGGGGGACACAACGACTGGAGATGTTGGGGGACACAAAGACTGGAGATGTTGAGGAACACAAAGACTGGAGATGTTGGGGGACACAAAGACTGGAGATGTTGAGGGACACAAAGACTGGAGATGTTGAGGGACACAAAGACTGGAGATGTTGAGGGACACAAAGACTGGAGATGTTGGGGGACACAAAGACTGGAGATGTTGAGGGACACAAAGACAAGGAGATGTTGAGGGACACAAAGACTGGAGATGTTGAGGGACACAAAGACAAGGAGATGTTGAGGGACACAAAGACTGGAGGAGATGTTGAGGGACACAAAGACTGGAGATGTTGAGGGACACAAAGACTGGAGATGTTGGGGGACACAAAGACTGGAGATGTTGGGGGACACAAAGACTGGAGATGTTGAGGGACACAAAGACAAGGAGATGTTGGGGGACACAAAGACTGGAGATGTTGAGGGACACAAAGACAAGGAGATGTTGGGGGACACAAAGACTGGAGGAGATGTTGGGGGACACAAAGACTGGAGATGTTGAAGAACTTGCAGACACCCCTAAACAGTCCACAGACAGAGGATTTTCACATACGTTGCATCGATCCGTTCCACGCCTCGGTAGTATCCAATGCCGTCAGAGGTATTCCGTAGATTCTGACATTTGTCATCGATGCGGAAGGCCGATTGCTTGTCACTGATGTCCCTCTCCAGTTCGTGTTGAGCTGCCCTATTCGAACTGTAGACACAGATGAGATCTTAAGATCGTAGATCAAGTTCCAAAACTCCAAGTACTCATAGGTGGGATAAATACAATTTGATGGGTGAGTGATGGGAAATGTGCATGCAGAGGTCACATCAGTGTACAGTACCTGAAAAACCAGAGATCTGCCTAACTGAACATTTTATGTCTGTTGTTAGACTTTTACAGTGCATAGCAATGTTTACTACAGACCATATCAGAACTTCTGGGCCCAGAAGTCAGGAATCTCAGAAGAAATGAAGCTTGATGTAGATAGAGGGAAGAAATTGATTATTATTGCCAAGCATAGGAACTACTTTATGATAAGAGTGGTTAGGTTGGGGAATGACCGACATACAGAAAGAAATGTAAAAGCATTACTTGGATGATTCCAATCTGAACTCTAGAGCCTTCAGCATGGGATCAGCTTTGGACCCCCTCATCCCTTTAAATTAGATGAATAAAAATCACAAAGGGGCCAAAGAACCCGGGCCATTCATTGCCGGTACCAGCGTGGCACCATCAGATACCAACTGCCTAAAAGGAGAGGTGGACAGCATTGACCAATTGACTATCCCCCTCATTTACTGCAGGATAATGAAGGTTGTACCCGGGGCCCTTGGACAGCCAATGGGCTCCAAGCTCCTAAATAGGTTGCCTTGTAGATAATCCTGACTCTGCCCACCCccaatacacatatacacacatgcaAGGGTTGTAGAGGTTACGGGTCTTACGCAAGCTGTGCCGCAGTCCTGTCCAGGTGTCTCCTCATTCTCTCCTGGCAAGACTTGATGCAATCACCTTCCTATTTAATACAAATACCAACATAATAAATGACGCTGATGACCtcaagaaggcaaaaaaaaaaaaaaaaaaacgaaattctctGGTGACACCACtgagccatttttctcatatacTTTTATTAGAATGACCCGAGATGGTAGATTCTGACCACCATGTTGTTTCCTACTCATTGACAGGACTGCATGGAGTGGAGTTGCCATTCAAGCATTTTTGTCTTCTTTATGTATTTGTTGTTGGTTTTATGTCTAGATTTTAACATTTATATTAATAGAATGGTATTATTATTTCGATTTTGTATCTATGTGACTTTCTTCTGGGGCACCTCAAAAGTCCATGATGGGCTTAGAATATTAGGACTGAAGCATTGGCGtctgcaggtaggggcaaggggggtcaagtgcCCCCCCCTGGAAGGACTGATGCTACCTATAGGCAAGTGTGCATATCAATCGGGGGTGCCGCACTGCATGTCCCAGGGCTGGGAGTCAATGATTTATCTTCTCTCCTCGGCTGTGTGTGCTCTGCCTAGGCATGTGTGAGAGGCCCAGCGCTCCCATCTAGATAGGGGCCCCAAGAACACCCACTGCATGGGGCCCCAGCCTCATCTGAGCTGCTTGGCATGTGCAGCAGTTGTTGGAGCCTTTTCTGGGGTTAGTAATCCATTTAATTCTCTCTAATGTCACCTGAAGCTTGCAATTGATTGGAGGGGAGTTCTCCATACTAATgattgtgtgtgtatggggggtgtaatgtatctgggtgtaatatgtgtgtatgggtgtatggggggtgtaatgtatctgggtctatggggggtgtaatgtatctgggtgtatgggggtgtaatgtatctgggtgtatgggggtgtaatgtatctgggtgtatgggggtgtaatgtatcagggtgtatggggggtgtaatgtatctgggtgtatgggggtgtaatgtatctgggtgtatgggggtgtaatgtatctgggtgtatgggggtgtaatgtatcagggtgtatggggggtgtaatgtatctgggtgtatgggggtgtaatgtatctgggtgtatgggggtgtaatgtatctgggtgtatgggggtgtaatgtatctgggtgtatgggggtgtaatgtatctgggtgtatGGGGGTGAAATGTATATGTactttgtccgcagtctctgaccatctcctgtatatatCAGCCATGGTTTTGGAACAGGATGTCCAACAATCTCCTATAGGTGTCATGGTCGGATAACAATCTCCTATAGGTGTCATGGTCGGATAACAATCTCCTATAGGTGTCATGGTCAGATAACAATCTCCTATAGGGGTCATGGTCGGATAACAATCTCCTATAGGTGTCATGGTCGGATAACAATCTCCTATAGGTGTCATGGTCAGATAACAATCTCCTATAGGGGTCATGGTCGGATAACAATCTCCTATAGGTGTCATGGTCAGATAACAATCTCCTATAGGTGTCATGGTCGGATAACAATCTCCTATAGGTGTCATGGTCGGATAACAATCTCCTATAGGTGTCATGGTCAGATAACAATCTCCTATAGGTGTCATGGTCGGATAACAATCTCCTATAGGTGTCATGGTCGGATAACAATCTCCTATAGGTGTCATGGTCGGATAACGATCTCCTATAGGTGTCATGGTCGGATAACAATCTCCTATAGGTGTCATGGTCAGATAACAATCTCCTATAGGGGTCATGGTCGGATAACAATCTCCTATAGGTGTCATGGTCAGATAACAATCTCCTATAGGTGTCATGGTCGGATAACAATCTCCTATAGGGGTCATGGTCAGATAACAATCTCCTATAGGTGTCATGGTCAGATAACAATCTCCTATAGGGGTCATGGTTGGATAACAATCTCCTATAGGGGTCATGGTCAGATAACAATCTCCTATAGGTGTCATGGTCGGATAACAATCTCCTATAGGTGTCATGGTCAGATAACAATCTCCTATAGGTGTCATGGTCGGATAACAATCTCCTATAGGGGTCATGGTCGGATAACAATCTCCTATAGGTGTCATGGTCAGATAACAATCTCCTATAGGGGTCATGGTTGGATAACAATCTCCTATAGGTGTCATGGTCGGATAACAATCTCC
This window contains:
- the TEKT3 gene encoding tektin-3 codes for the protein MEILGSTLTSTYARPRPIPTNFLPAISTMASSYKNRFPHYTLSHSLSLPWRPSTYYKVASTTPTLSPLSKSAPGLSPAHILPYASNRTALFTRYSPDDWYKSNESNYRDSESSRRSAERLRVDTSRLIQEKDQKTRRIQTDTSKDLGERVNDIAFWKSEIVHEIDEMIGETNALSDVKRRLERALAETEGPLQVAQECLYHREKRMSIDLVHDDVEKQLLQEGDCIKSCQERMRRHLDRTAAQLASNRAAQHELERDISDKQSAFRIDDKCQNLRNTSDGIGYYRGVERIDATISVPETWAKFSDDNILRSQSERAASAKLREDVETLLNVTSNEMWNQFNRVNVMFTNRISESADAKNKLQSHLAKTLQEIFQTEMTIEAIKRAIRDKMAPMRVAQTRLDERTRRPNVELCRDTAQRRLVHEVQEIDDTIQVLQQRLRDAEDTLQMLVHTKANLEHNLSIKANSLFIDQEKCMGMRKSFPSTPRLVGYT